From a region of the Selenihalanaerobacter shriftii genome:
- the lepB gene encoding signal peptidase I encodes MGISKAEIKEYLEAVVIAVILSFIIITFIIQAFYIPSGSMRPTLEPGDRIFVNKFIYRFKNPERFDIIVFKYPVNPRKKFIKRVIGLPGDTVSIDNGTVYVNDRPLKENYTLDVGYSNYQEVEVPPKHYFVLGDNRNNSEDSRFWGFVPRKNVIGKALVRFWPLSRIGLIN; translated from the coding sequence ATGGGAATTTCAAAGGCAGAAATAAAGGAATATTTAGAGGCTGTAGTCATAGCAGTTATATTATCATTTATAATAATTACTTTTATTATTCAAGCATTCTATATTCCTTCTGGATCTATGCGACCTACTTTAGAGCCTGGAGATAGGATTTTTGTAAATAAGTTTATTTATAGATTTAAGAACCCTGAACGTTTTGATATAATTGTCTTTAAGTATCCGGTTAACCCTAGAAAGAAATTTATTAAAAGGGTGATTGGATTACCTGGAGATACAGTGAGCATTGATAATGGGACAGTTTATGTTAATGATCGACCGCTTAAAGAGAATTATACCTTAGATGTAGGATATAGTAATTACCAAGAGGTTGAGGTACCACCTAAACATTACTTTGTATTAGGTGATAATCGTAATAATAGTGAGGATAGTAGATTTTGGGGATTTGTGCCTAGAAAGAATGTAATTGGTAAGGCATTAGTTAGGTTTTGGCCGTTAAGTAGAATTGGTTTAATTAATTAA
- a CDS encoding YifB family Mg chelatase-like AAA ATPase gives MISKVKSSAVLGIEAYLVDVEIDLAQGLPSFNLVGLPDAAVKESRERVRAAIKNTGFQFPVKRITVNLAPADIKKEGAAYDLPIAIGILAAQGLIDSQDLDDYLVVGELSLTGDLRRINGALPMAIQAKTEGKKGMILPAINASEAAVVEGIEIIPVNSLLETVDFLNTRMLENAVEVDYKLNLTSDYKVDFAEVKGQQAAKRALEIAAAGGHNVIMIGPPGSGKTMLSRRLPTILPDLSLDEAVELTKIYSILGLLPTDEPLITTRPFRSPHHTTSNAGMIGGGRIPQPGEVSLAHYGVLFLDELPEFNRNVLEVLRQPLEEREVTISRSLTTLTYPANIMLIAAMNPCPCGFHGDSKQNCSCSHYEVERYLNKVSGPLLDRIDIHIEVPRLEAEVISSSPDGESSAQIRARVNKARQIQYKRFKDEEINCNSEMNGRLLEEYCELTIEGKELLKTAIKRLNLSARAYDRILKLSRTIADLAGANKIQEEYIAEAVQYRDLDRKFFAN, from the coding sequence ATGATTTCTAAAGTAAAAAGTAGTGCAGTATTAGGGATAGAGGCCTATTTAGTTGATGTGGAAATAGATTTAGCACAGGGTTTACCTAGTTTTAATTTAGTTGGATTACCAGATGCAGCTGTTAAAGAATCTAGAGAACGTGTTAGGGCTGCGATTAAAAATACTGGTTTTCAATTTCCGGTTAAGAGGATAACTGTTAATTTAGCCCCAGCTGATATAAAAAAAGAGGGAGCTGCTTATGATTTGCCTATAGCTATTGGGATTTTAGCAGCTCAAGGGTTAATAGATTCACAAGATTTAGATGATTACTTAGTAGTTGGAGAATTATCCTTAACCGGTGATTTAAGAAGGATTAATGGTGCTTTGCCAATGGCTATTCAAGCTAAAACTGAAGGCAAGAAGGGTATGATTTTACCTGCTATTAATGCTTCAGAGGCAGCAGTAGTGGAAGGGATTGAAATTATACCAGTTAACTCTTTATTAGAAACAGTCGATTTTCTAAATACAAGAATGCTTGAAAATGCAGTAGAAGTAGATTATAAGTTAAATCTAACATCAGATTATAAAGTGGATTTTGCTGAAGTAAAGGGGCAACAAGCAGCTAAGCGCGCTTTAGAGATAGCTGCAGCTGGTGGACATAATGTAATTATGATTGGACCTCCTGGTTCCGGCAAAACCATGTTATCCAGAAGATTACCTACTATCTTACCAGATTTATCTTTAGATGAAGCAGTTGAATTAACGAAAATATATAGTATCTTAGGTTTATTACCTACTGATGAACCTTTAATTACTACACGTCCTTTTAGAAGTCCTCATCATACTACGTCTAATGCTGGAATGATTGGTGGAGGTAGGATTCCTCAACCAGGAGAAGTTAGTCTAGCTCATTATGGAGTATTATTTTTAGATGAACTGCCGGAGTTTAATCGTAATGTATTAGAAGTTCTTAGACAGCCATTGGAAGAAAGAGAAGTAACGATTTCTCGTTCACTAACTACTTTGACTTATCCAGCAAATATTATGTTAATTGCTGCTATGAATCCGTGTCCGTGTGGATTCCATGGAGATTCAAAGCAGAATTGTAGTTGTAGTCATTATGAGGTGGAACGATATTTAAATAAAGTTTCAGGCCCATTATTAGATAGGATAGATATACATATTGAAGTACCAAGATTAGAAGCAGAGGTTATTTCAAGCTCACCTGATGGTGAAAGTTCAGCTCAGATTAGAGCACGGGTTAATAAAGCACGTCAAATTCAATATAAAAGATTTAAAGATGAAGAGATTAATTGTAATTCTGAAATGAATGGTAGGTTGCTAGAAGAATATTGTGAATTGACTATAGAAGGCAAAGAATTATTAAAGACAGCTATAAAGAGGTTAAATTTAAGTGCTAGAGCTTATGATCGTATTTTAAAATTAAGCCGAACTATAGCTGATTTAGCAGGAGCTAACAAAATACAAGAAGAGTATATAGCTGAAGCAGTTCAATATAGAGATTTAGATAGAAAATTTTTCGCAAATTGA
- the dprA gene encoding DNA-processing protein DprA, whose amino-acid sequence MNNRKYWLGLIKLHNLGPKLIKNLLEYFGDAKDIWMASQQKLCQVPLIGKKRSQQIIKDRESIDLNFEVQRLKNHQINYLTLNDEEYPYLLKNIHDPPPVLFYKGDIKLEDIISLSIVGSRKCTNYGQKIAKRLAKVLAKRGFTIVSGLARGIDTVSHQGALEAGRTMAVLGSGLDVIYPPENEELMSNITQQGAVISSFPLATPPHGGNFPKRNRIISGLTLGTIVVEATKKSGSLITANYALNQGREVFAIPGDITKKQSFGTNNLIQKGAKLIQEIDDIISELPLEDWLELIGVEDSLKKKEVDIELSDLESKVYNKISSTSQEFNEILKMIDISAGQLNSTLLKLEVKGLITQLAGNRFVLND is encoded by the coding sequence ATGAATAATCGTAAATATTGGCTAGGTTTAATTAAATTGCATAACTTAGGACCTAAGTTGATTAAAAATTTATTAGAGTATTTTGGAGATGCAAAGGATATATGGATGGCAAGTCAACAGAAACTTTGTCAAGTACCATTAATTGGTAAAAAGAGAAGTCAACAGATAATTAAAGACAGAGAGAGTATTGATTTGAATTTTGAAGTGCAGAGGTTAAAGAATCACCAAATTAATTATTTAACATTAAATGATGAGGAATATCCTTATTTACTTAAGAATATTCATGATCCACCTCCAGTATTATTCTATAAAGGGGACATAAAATTAGAAGATATAATCAGTTTATCGATTGTAGGTTCTCGAAAATGTACTAATTATGGTCAAAAGATAGCAAAAAGGTTGGCTAAGGTTCTTGCTAAACGAGGTTTTACTATAGTTAGTGGATTAGCCAGAGGAATAGATACTGTTAGTCATCAAGGAGCATTAGAGGCAGGAAGAACTATGGCAGTTTTAGGTTCTGGACTTGATGTTATTTATCCACCAGAGAATGAGGAGTTGATGTCTAATATTACTCAACAAGGAGCAGTTATTTCTTCATTTCCTTTAGCTACACCACCTCATGGTGGTAATTTTCCTAAAAGAAATAGGATTATTAGTGGTTTAACTTTGGGAACTATAGTAGTAGAAGCTACCAAGAAAAGTGGTTCTTTAATTACAGCTAATTATGCTTTAAATCAAGGAAGGGAAGTATTTGCCATTCCAGGTGATATTACTAAAAAACAAAGTTTTGGAACTAATAATTTAATCCAGAAAGGTGCAAAGTTAATACAAGAGATAGATGATATTATATCAGAATTACCTTTAGAAGATTGGCTTGAACTAATTGGGGTAGAAGATAGTCTTAAGAAGAAAGAGGTGGATATTGAATTATCGGATTTAGAGTCTAAAGTATATAATAAAATAAGTTCTACGTCGCAGGAATTTAATGAAATCTTAAAAATGATTGACATATCTGCTGGACAATTAAACTCAACTTTATTAAAATTAGAGGTGAAAGGGTTAATTACGCAGCTTGCAGGTAATAGATTTGTTTTAAATGATTAA
- a CDS encoding LptF/LptG family permease, giving the protein MKKYLSIKIIDRYIMKEFFGLFIAGVAVIVVIMLSNFLFQLADMIVVEDVSKIVVLKLLYYKLPETVVQTFPIAILFAVMVGMGRLSSDNEFVAIRMGGVSLYRFIVPLLILGILISIMTYYFNEQIVPWSNRRAENIIQQSILETTVPEIKDNVFFKGPNDNRLFYVKHYSKHSSILKKIVILDYASTKIYPKMITAETGTITKTGWQLRNGIIHIYNKNGHSVSEREFNRMDIKIVQSNQMDNSFTDQKTPSEMNRAELKKEINILKDSGLQVDSLLVDYHLKLAKPFIALIFILIGTPLSLITKSNRALNTVLTVIIMFLYYITLSLVRSLGRNEFLPTLMAAWLPNIIFGLIGLILLIWKEEFYKLLSKFNLFSS; this is encoded by the coding sequence ATGAAAAAATACTTATCTATAAAGATTATTGATAGATACATAATGAAGGAGTTTTTTGGTTTATTTATAGCTGGAGTAGCAGTCATTGTGGTAATTATGTTAAGTAATTTTTTATTTCAATTAGCTGATATGATTGTAGTGGAAGATGTCTCCAAAATAGTAGTTTTAAAGTTATTATATTATAAATTGCCGGAAACTGTTGTTCAAACTTTTCCTATTGCTATATTATTTGCAGTTATGGTGGGAATGGGGAGGTTAAGTAGTGATAATGAGTTTGTCGCCATAAGAATGGGTGGGGTTAGTCTTTATCGTTTCATTGTGCCTTTGCTTATCTTAGGGATTTTGATTAGTATAATGACTTATTATTTTAATGAACAAATAGTTCCCTGGTCTAATCGTAGAGCTGAAAATATTATTCAACAATCTATTTTGGAGACAACTGTACCAGAGATTAAAGATAATGTCTTTTTTAAGGGCCCTAATGATAACAGGCTTTTTTATGTTAAGCATTATAGCAAACATAGTTCAATTTTAAAGAAAATAGTTATCTTAGATTATGCTAGTACAAAGATTTATCCTAAAATGATTACAGCAGAGACTGGTACTATAACTAAGACTGGTTGGCAGTTAAGGAATGGTATTATTCATATATATAATAAAAATGGTCATTCAGTGTCAGAAAGAGAATTTAATAGAATGGATATAAAAATAGTTCAGTCTAATCAAATGGATAATAGCTTTACAGACCAAAAAACTCCATCAGAGATGAACCGGGCTGAATTAAAGAAAGAAATTAATATATTGAAGGATAGTGGTTTGCAAGTGGATTCGTTATTAGTAGATTATCATTTAAAGTTAGCTAAACCATTTATCGCTCTCATTTTTATTTTAATTGGTACTCCATTAAGCTTAATCACTAAAAGTAATCGAGCTTTAAATACTGTATTAACTGTTATCATAATGTTTTTATATTATATTACTTTATCATTGGTTCGTTCATTAGGTAGAAATGAATTCTTACCAACTTTAATGGCTGCATGGCTACCAAATATTATCTTTGGATTAATAGGATTAATATTGTTAATTTGGAAAGAAGAATTTTATAAATTATTATCTAAATTCAACTTATTTTCTTCATAA
- a CDS encoding DUF494 family protein, producing the protein MNENVIEIVSYLVKRIMHNENIVENEKKLIKNLIDQGYEVDDIDMAFELIFTSSMSSAEKESEDELKFDDARRVLDFKEKFKLSLPVQGALIRLSALSLISNTEVENILEKSLHFRESEIGLKHFWKVLQKVINNPARLSLIIENSPEFKSINEEHKRYIN; encoded by the coding sequence ATGAATGAAAATGTAATTGAAATCGTAAGCTATTTAGTAAAAAGGATTATGCATAATGAAAATATAGTTGAAAATGAGAAAAAATTAATTAAAAATTTAATCGATCAGGGCTATGAAGTTGATGACATAGATATGGCATTTGAGTTAATCTTTACTTCTAGTATGTCTTCTGCTGAGAAAGAAAGCGAAGATGAATTAAAATTTGATGATGCTCGAAGGGTATTAGATTTTAAAGAAAAGTTTAAATTATCTTTACCAGTACAAGGGGCTTTGATTAGATTATCAGCTTTAAGTTTAATTAGTAATACTGAGGTAGAAAATATTTTAGAAAAATCGTTACACTTTAGAGAATCAGAGATTGGTTTGAAACATTTCTGGAAAGTATTACAAAAGGTTATTAATAATCCAGCTAGATTATCATTGATAATTGAAAATTCTCCAGAGTTTAAATCGATTAATGAAGAACATAAACGATATATTAATTAA
- a CDS encoding ribonuclease HII, with protein sequence MELEELSIKEIKSELKEMELEAVSEELIMELESDSRKGVQKLAKQYRRKKQRASEERIRFHKMQEIENSCYAKGYKLIGGIDEAGRGPLAGPVAASVVILPKKIYIPGLNDSKQLSESKREELFDIIKEEAIDYGVGIIDSNRIDEINILNANYEAMKQAIAKLEKTPDYLLVDGEEIPNLDIDQKKIIDGDARSISIAAASILAKVTRDRMLVEYDQEYPEYGFAGHKGYGTAEHIAALNEHGPCKIHRYTFSKVREAALGEDYYLFKEGLEKAKSIEEIEVIANTIKECEKILSQIELDELRNIFIKQKRKIG encoded by the coding sequence ATGGAATTAGAAGAACTATCAATTAAAGAAATTAAATCTGAATTAAAAGAGATGGAGTTAGAAGCTGTCTCTGAAGAGCTAATTATGGAGTTAGAATCTGATTCTAGAAAAGGGGTTCAAAAACTAGCTAAGCAATATCGTCGGAAAAAGCAACGAGCTAGTGAAGAAAGAATTAGATTTCATAAGATGCAGGAGATTGAAAATAGTTGTTATGCTAAAGGATATAAATTAATTGGTGGAATCGATGAAGCAGGAAGAGGTCCACTGGCTGGTCCAGTAGCTGCGTCAGTTGTTATTTTACCTAAGAAAATATATATTCCTGGACTAAATGATTCTAAGCAGTTATCTGAATCAAAGAGAGAAGAATTATTCGATATTATTAAAGAGGAAGCTATAGATTATGGAGTAGGTATTATTGATTCTAATCGGATAGATGAAATTAATATTTTAAATGCAAATTATGAAGCTATGAAGCAGGCAATTGCTAAATTAGAGAAAACTCCTGATTATTTATTAGTTGATGGAGAAGAGATTCCTAATTTAGATATTGATCAGAAAAAGATCATTGATGGTGATGCTAGAAGTATTTCCATAGCAGCAGCTTCAATTCTTGCTAAGGTAACTCGAGATAGAATGTTAGTGGAGTATGACCAAGAATATCCAGAATATGGGTTTGCAGGACATAAAGGTTATGGTACAGCAGAACATATTGCTGCTTTAAATGAACATGGACCTTGTAAGATACATAGATATACATTTAGTAAAGTAAGAGAAGCTGCTTTAGGAGAAGATTATTATTTGTTCAAAGAAGGCTTAGAGAAAGCAAAGTCTATAGAAGAGATAGAAGTCATTGCTAATACTATTAAAGAATGTGAAAAGATCTTATCTCAAATTGAGTTAGATGAGCTGCGTAATATATTTATAAAGCAGAAGAGAAAAATAGGGTGA
- the ylqF gene encoding ribosome biogenesis GTPase YlqF has protein sequence MINWYPGHMAKAKKKLQERLQLIDVVVELLDARIPVSSRNPNIDEILQDKKRIIVLNKMDLADKAITKAWKKKLAQEDPAIAVNSLNGQRINLITNHAKNLMADKLNKLVRKGRKKRNIRLMIVGVPNVGKSQLINQLCNRGSTRTGDRPGVTRGQQWVKIKKGFELLDTPGILWPKFESEEVAFRLAATGAIKSDIYDNETVAYKLLKFLKDVIPDTLQERFNLDYVSADTLELMEDIGRKRGCLMSGGKVDRERTADIILYEFRKGDLGRISLEIPSQS, from the coding sequence ATGATTAATTGGTACCCAGGACATATGGCTAAGGCAAAGAAAAAATTGCAGGAAAGATTACAATTAATAGATGTAGTAGTTGAATTATTAGATGCTCGTATTCCAGTAAGTAGTAGAAATCCAAATATTGATGAAATTTTACAAGATAAAAAAAGGATTATTGTTCTTAATAAAATGGATTTAGCTGATAAAGCAATTACTAAAGCTTGGAAGAAGAAATTAGCTCAAGAGGATCCTGCTATAGCTGTTAATTCATTAAATGGTCAACGAATTAATTTAATTACTAATCATGCTAAGAACTTAATGGCTGATAAGTTAAATAAATTAGTTAGAAAAGGTAGAAAGAAGCGAAATATTCGTTTAATGATTGTAGGGGTTCCTAATGTTGGGAAGTCTCAATTAATTAATCAATTATGCAATCGAGGTAGTACTCGAACTGGAGACCGTCCAGGAGTAACCCGGGGACAACAATGGGTTAAAATTAAAAAGGGATTTGAGTTATTAGATACTCCTGGGATTCTATGGCCTAAGTTTGAAAGTGAAGAAGTGGCTTTTAGATTAGCAGCTACTGGTGCTATTAAATCAGATATTTATGATAATGAAACAGTTGCTTACAAATTATTAAAATTTTTGAAAGATGTTATCCCTGATACTCTTCAAGAGAGGTTCAATCTGGATTATGTTAGTGCTGACACTTTAGAGTTAATGGAAGATATAGGTCGCAAGAGGGGTTGTTTGATGTCAGGTGGTAAAGTAGATAGAGAAAGAACTGCAGATATAATCTTGTATGAGTTTAGAAAAGGAGACTTAGGACGGATCAGTTTAGAAATTCCTAGTCAATCTTAA
- a CDS encoding YraN family protein: MMLSKQELGRLGEKLASKYLLKKEYQIIEQNYRCRLGEIDIIAYKDNYFIFVEVKAKQNQNFGLPQEEVDFRKQQKIQQVARYYISQNPDLNVDFRFDVIAILYQGDDDYQLSHLRNAFSVV; this comes from the coding sequence ATGATGCTTAGCAAGCAAGAATTAGGAAGATTAGGAGAAAAATTAGCCAGTAAATATCTATTAAAGAAAGAATATCAAATTATAGAGCAGAATTATCGTTGTAGGTTGGGGGAGATAGATATTATAGCATATAAAGATAATTATTTTATCTTTGTAGAAGTTAAGGCTAAACAGAATCAAAACTTTGGTCTACCACAAGAAGAGGTTGATTTCCGTAAACAGCAAAAGATTCAACAGGTTGCTCGTTATTATATTAGTCAGAATCCAGATTTAAATGTTGATTTTCGTTTTGATGTAATAGCTATCTTATATCAGGGAGATGATGATTATCAATTATCTCACTTAAGGAATGCATTCTCTGTTGTTTAA